A region of the Numenius arquata chromosome 2, bNumArq3.hap1.1, whole genome shotgun sequence genome:
TGGGAAAGATCTTATCATTTTCTTCCCATCTGCCAATGCTCAGGGTTTGTACTTGGGATGTACCAGTCCTGAGTGCTGGGTAGCACTGAAGGGAGCCGTTAGAAGGCAGAGGGGTCACTGTTGGCTTTAGAAGCTTCTGAGCCCCATTTGTGTGCTTTCTCTTAGCCATCCTTGCTGCATCAGGGACACAATCTGTCAGAGACAGCACTCatggatgagaaaaaaaaggtgcaaatacTTGCCAAGTATAGCAATCAGCCAAGATTaaggtttgtttgggggtttctttcctttcctctttattttttttttttttcttcattttttttcctctcacataaagtccctcaacaagtttgctgaccTTCATGGCATTATATTGAATCCAGGTTGCAATGGAAGTGGAGAGCTGCAATGTTATCAAGTGATGAATGGAATGGCTGTGCAGTCTGTAGTGAAGAGTGGAGttaatcaatttttttattttgtttctttcaaacagaatgtatacttttttattactatttttaagatAGATTTCACCTCTATTTGGatgtaaattaaacatttttctgagtTTGAAATGTATCAAAGAAACTCAAGTGATACGGAAAGAAAATATTGGCAGGtttggaaaatgaagttttatgcCATAGCATAACTAAGGCTTTGCCTTGCTTTTAGAGGCAGCATGACGTGAGAATACTTTGCACTTAGAGTCTGGGGAGTGAAGGAAACCTTCCAATAGGCCATAAAAGTTCTGTGTTCTCTTAAAAGTCTGATGACAAAAGCATAACCTCCGTCCTTGCTTCTACTGCTGCTGTTGTCCTACAGTGTATTTAATGTTaacctgaaagaaaggaaaaaaaaaaaatgaaagaaaaaagtaaaccacaaaaaaacttCAGTCTTATTTCTAACAATTACTGCCTTGGTGATGCAGTAAGGTCCTACCTAGTCATTTTTAGCAATTTTACTGGATAGCACTGATACATGACCTGGTAACGCAGACAAGATATTGAGTACTTATTAATGATGatgaagaaattcttcatttgcttttgaGAACACGTTGCTCAGCCTGGTAACAGTGAGGGCTCCTTACAGAGCCTGGGCATGCACTAAGTATGGTTGGGTTTGTTCACCCTGTGACCTTACTCTTAATTTATTTACAATTGTAACAAGTCTGAGGTTTAGCCATTTTAACCTTTGCTAACCTCGAAGTGGGGGCTGCTACAAACTTTCATTCCAGTTAATCATACCCTGCCAACGTGGAACAACAATTACAATCAGTATGGAGCGTACTGAAGTCTTACAATTTAACCAGACatttagttaattttaaaattataatcatATAATtcctttcaaattaaatttatagGCCTAGTCTCTATGCTATTCCATTATGACGTTGGAATTCACTTTCTACTTCATAAAATTGTCACCCCTTATTGTGCAAGTGGTGATGTACAAGAtgatgaatagaatagaataaaatagaatagaatagaatcctACAACGATCGTTGAGTCCAACTGTGAAGTAGCTTCCTTCATTTCACCTACCATATGGTATTGCTGGAAccacaaaaaataaagccagatgGATAAAGCTGGGTGGTGCTGGGATAGAGGGGACTAGGAAAGGGACAGATGTGGATGGGTACCAAGAGGAATTAAAAGATGTGAGTGAAGGACAAGCCTATATAAGTGTGTATTCATACCTATATCATTATGCTGTGATTATTGCTTGTACCTACGGTGTTTCACCTCTTGTGTAGTGTTTCTGAAACACACCCAATGAAACTTCTTGCAGGATTCCCCAGATGCCACACTCAAATACAGATATGGCTGGTAACATTTACAGAAGTATATTGAACAGGCCAGAATCCAATACAAAGGGCTGTGTAAAGATGCTGTGACAGCACAGGAGCAAAAACCACAGGAATGGGGTTTATTTTTGTGACTACATAGAAATGCATAGACTTCTCTGAAATATTAAAACAGCAAGAGTCTGCAAGACTTCACACAATCAAGCAAGAAACTGAAGTGGACTAAGGGCCAACTGGAATTTCCTGACAACAAAACTTATTTGAATCAACTAAAGTCTCGTAAATGACCTTCTGATCCCCCCATGTGTATTTCTCTACTGACTCCACTTCCTTTTTATCATCAAACACAAAATGCTTGTCTCCAGTTCTCAAACCCATATAAGCATGTTTCCTACAGGGCTCTCACCAGTTACAAAGCTGCCCCGGCTTGACAGCCGCTCCCTTTCCCACAGCTGCTTTAGtcccaaaaaaaagccacaaaactttCCTTTGTGCCAGCACTCCCCATGTACTTGGAAGATGGGAGAGCAGACTTCCCAGGAACATACACAAggttctctttgttttttccaaGCTCTCCTTCATCTTCTGCTCCAGGCTTTCTCAAATtcgtaaagcaaacagaaaatcaagaatatacaagacaattAGACTAATTTCTTGACATTCCTATTGCATCAGGCTTATCTCCTTagagcttttatttatttcatacttAGGGAGGTAGGGCTCTCAGATCTAATACAGTATTAGGATTTTTAGAGTATATTCAGTAAGATTAATGATAAAGTATGTTTAGATCAATTTTTCTTTAGTAAAAAGCTAATTAAACCTTATCATCTAATACTAAGTCACTTTATGCCTTCCACGTTTCTTAAAAGCGAAAACCTGCAGCAGTTTATAAACCagttgcaaaataaaatatttactggaaATATCAAGTGTTGGGAGGGAGAATAATTATTATAGgctttagggttggttttttgtttgttttttgtttgtttgtttgtttttttaagattataGCTCTTACCGTGTCTGTTAAACAAAGAGTACTTTTCATTTACCTTATGAGGTACTCCTTTTTCTGATTTGTGAAGTTACTTTTTCTGCATAGTTGATTAAGTATTTCCAAGCCCCTCACTATAACAGCACGTAATAGAATGCTCTGAAAGCCCAGTTTTAGAGGACTGCTTAGGAAGGCTTAAAAACCTGTTTTCACTGGAATTGTGCTATCTGATTGCAAAGGCCTCTTAACAACAGTATTGAGAGAAGTGAGCTGAGCAGAGAGCTGGGGAGGATGGGAAGGAAACTAAACAAATACTGAGAGTTTTACTAGCTATAAAAGTTAATAAATTATACTACCTTAAAAGAACTTCAGGATGCTTTTATccaagtaccaaaaaaaaagacagtgtcaCAGCCCTATTATGCAATGTGGTGGCTCTTAAAAGAGCCTTTAGGTTGCAGGGATGAAGGAACGCAGAGGGAGGGCCTGTAGCAGGAGCTCAGGCGCGCTCCCCGCGGATGCGGCGGGCCAGCTGGATGTCCTTGGGCATGATGGTGACGCGCTTGGCGTGGATGGCGCAGAGGTTGGTGTCCTCGAAGAGCCCCACCAGGTAGGCCTCGCTGGCCTCCTGCAGCGCCATGACGGCCGAGCTCTGGAAGCGCAGGTCGGTCTTGAAGTCCTGCGCGATCTCGCGCACCAGGCGCTGGAAGGGCAGTTTGCGGATCAGCAGCTCCGTCGACTTCTGGTAGCGCCGGATCTCGCGCAGCGCCACCGTGCCGGGCCGGTAGCGGTGCGGCTTCTTCACGCCGCCCGTGGCCGGCGCGCTCTTGCGGGCCGCCTTGGTGGCCAGCTGCTTGCGGGGCGCCTTCCCGCCCGTCGACTTACGCGCCGTCTGCTTCGTGCGCGCCATGGCTTTCAAGGAACCCCGAGCCGCCTCCCGGAGCCGGTGCGCTGGAATGGCGGCGCTCGGCAGCCCTGGCGGCTTTTATAGCATGTTCTCCTCCCTGATTGGCTGGCAGCAACGCCCCGCTGTTATTGGGTGCTTTCAAATTCGAAAAGGCCGCCTCGAAAGCGCGCGTTTTCGCCAACGGCGCTGGCTcaccgcccctcccccccccgtctTGCACTCGCCGCCCTTGTTTTCggttttgtctttttattacaaaaatgttTATAGCCTGCCTTGAAATCGAAAACCTTTGTGTAAAATTGTTCAAAAGGGAAACGAATAAAATGGCAAGTTACGATGTCCTGAACATCTGTGACATTCTTGTTCATTTTGTTCTAATTTAACGAGacctgagctttaaaaaaaaaataaaattgtttttacaGGTTTTTCCTCAAAAAGAGTCCTTATAACCGTATTTTAGGGTTTGGGTGGCGCGTGGGGGGGTATTATGTTAgggttttttattgcttttcttttttattgtgggttttggtttggtggggtttttttttaatttgtgggttttttttttcatagagcaACTTTAATTTTGAATAGTAGAAAATGATACTTCAGCTGGTATAGTAAATGCTTTTGGACTTAGATGAACTGCAGTTGAAAGTTCTCTAATTCAAGATATAGCGTTTTCAACTGCTCAGAATTACTTTCACTATAAGAAGTTTTCCCAGGCTGTAGTTTGCTGAAATACAAGCTTTGTAGTTCGTGAGCTTTCCATTTTTCCCCACTACATATTTCTGCTGTATTTGCCTGGCCAGGAGAGTTTTCCCTAGAGCCCGAGTAAAGAAGGGCTTTCGGGCAAGAGGAGAACTGACCCTGGATAAGGGGAACTGCTCCAACTTCACCAGCCCTAaactggaagcagcagcagcatctgagctTTAACACAAAGGATGCACAAATAACAGATAACTCGCTAAAAACCCCTTTCAAAGGACAGACTTGGGATTATTCCGGTATTTATGATTGTATGAGGTGAGGGTTCAGGTGGTGACCAGCTGTCACACCTCCCACCCCGTGCCCGGACATTTCCACGGGTCGAGCACTAGCAGGGATTAACAGAAGTTAAATACCAACGCGTATCTACTTCTATTACTGTTTACTCAATTAGTGAGAAACAGGCCACCGAGAGATGCCTGCAGTGCGATCCGTAGCTCTCTGAGCCGGGTCAGCTCAACAGCTCGAAACAGGAGCATAAACtcggggtggtgttttttttgctCAAATTTGCTCGAACTCTGAGGCAAGAAGAGTCCTTAACTCATTAGATCCCAAATACGCTAATTCCAAAATCAATAGCTTTATAGAATTCCTCATCTACTTAAAGTAGGGCATTTCTCAGCACGTTAGCAACGTATAATTAAGTACTTAATTGTCTAAGGAATTACTTGTTAATGAAAAGACACGATTAATAACGAAAATTAAAGAGCGTTTACTTTTACCAGCTTTGAAGCAATACAGCTCTTTTCCAGTTTCAGTGGGTGGCTCTTAGAAGAGCCTTTGGGTTCTCGAGATGGTCCGGGGGGCGAAAGGCTTTAGCCGCCGAAGCCGTAGAGGGTGCGTCCCTGGCGTTTCAGGGCGTAGACCACGTCCATGGCCGTCACCGTCTTCCTCTTGGCGTGCTCGGTGTAGGTGACGGCGTCGCGGATCACGTTCTCCAGAAAGACCTTCAGGACGCCGCGCGTCTCCTCGTAGATCAGCCCCGAGATGCGCTTGACGCCGCCGCGCCGAGCCAGGCGGCGGATGGCCGGCTTGGTGATGCCCTGGATGTTGTCGCGCAGCACCTTGCGGTGGCGCTTGGCGCCCCCCTTGCCGAGCCCCTTCCCGCCCTTGCCTCTGCCAGACATCCTGCCGCTGCGAGCCGGGAGTGGAGTGTGGCGGGACTGGGTCGGCGCGTGGTTTTTTATGGGTTGGGATCCGACCTGGTTGGGGACTGCCGCGAGAAGGGGCGGGGTTCCCGCCGTTTTTTTCTGCTTCCGTCACAGAGCGTAGAGGAACATCGCTTGCCGCTACCTGTTTATCAGGGCTGTACAGTCtacaaaggaaacaagaaaatgaCACCCCtccgacaaaaaaaaaaaagaaacaaaactcccTCCACGTACACGGTCGTAACAATTGTAAAGCTTTCTTCCCCCCCCGTCGTTGGATTTGTATAACCCACCTGCTCTGCATCCGTGTTTGTAGTTTATTTTCTTGCAATGACTGCGGTTTGTTTGAACGGCTTAAAATTATCATAATATTCATGCTGCTGTTCATTAacggttttattttatttgtattcaaaGTTCTATAAACTATCCTTCAGaagttttaatgttttgaaatctTGTACTGGTTTTAGGGAATTTTCCACAATATCTGTGCTGGCAGGTTTTCTAATATATGGGGTTTGCGTTTTGCTTCCCACCTCCCATTTCTTAAATGGGAAGTTTGATACTCTCTTCTGATTTTTATATAAGCAATTTTGAGTCTGTAggcacatattaaaaaaaaaggtggaatagaatctttttcattttattagatAATGTGTTTTACTAATTTTACTCACTTGGATTTACTGCTGTGGGGATTTTATccttatttttcacaaaatatcCTTTAGTATAAATATGGATTTACATTTTGCTATCCTAATCAATAAGAAAATCGCCTTTCTCTTGTACTGCAGATCAATCTTTGGCTTTGTTTTATGGGTCTAAATGTATATTGGAAACAAACAAGATTCTGAATTGGTATTTGTGAAAGTAAGGTGCACTCCTTGTCTAAGGATGTTACAAATGTCACAGTATAAGAACATTCTGAGCTGAAATAACTGCTGGACTAACACATAAGAAATGGCTccattttttctgaaatgcaaaaaaaaaaaggtttacaatttgattttcttctgtcctttatGTAGGAAATGCAAGCAAATTTGCTACATAGTCTTTCAAATAGTGTCATGTATAACATACTGTAAGTAGTTTCTCTCTGTTGTTCAACTAAACTGGAAAGGAGTAGCTTGCCTAAGTCTGTTTAATAATTAATTCCATCATAAAACCAAAGGAGTCATATTAAAAGGGGAACTTATTATCCTAGTTTCTCAAATATTGTTTCTAATACTGTCCCTAGATGTTTTCTTGATCAAATCTATGTctttttggtgttgggttttgtggggttttgttgggttgttttgttttgttttttagtagAGGGTAACAAATATGATTTAGATGAAAATTTTCTTCTCCCTAGCTAATCTGCATCACTTCAGAAAAGGAGTATATTAATAAACATAGGAatgatctttgcttttcctttcttccagtagGAAGCAACCCCCACGGAACACTTTTAGTTACCATCCTTCACCTGGCAGAGGCTGCACAGCTTTTACGCAGGCTGGAGCAACTCTGCTTCCTGTTGCAAAGCTGCAGAGTAATGAATGCATAGGTATAATGGGGAGTCTCCTTAGCTTTGGTATAGACCTCAGCAtacctcctttcttttcctggggTGAGCGAATGTGTGAGCTGAGTATGATAGTGGggctttaataatttattatgcTTGCTACATTTCTTACTTATACAGCACTGACAGGTCACAAAGCAGTAAACAAActcaatttttttctgctgtaaataGAGATCCTAAATCCTAAAGAAGTATTTCAGAAtagttttggagttttttaattataactgactttattttcttcagttactAGTGTCTCACTACAGGCAGAACACAAAATTTCAGTCCCCCTCTCTTTCTGCTCCACCACCCCTGCCCATACTTACTAGTAACAGTGCTCAAGCAAGAACACTTAAAATTTTGTTCAGTTGGAACACTGGATTGTAGGCTAAGGCCAGATTCACAACAAGGTGGAATCAAGGCAGATTTAATTCAGCGAGACAGAGGCAAATGACAAAGCTTTTGATGTACTGAGAACACTTGCTATCTATCACCGTGATTTTTAGACTCAGCTTTTGGTTTCCGTTTGTAAGTTTTCAGATGTCTTGCTTATATTCTGCTTTTGCATCCTCTAGGTAATTAAGATGATGTTTTTTAATATGTGTTTAAAGTCTAGTACAATAAGATAGGGCTCTTGTAGTTATTAATTTaatcctgattttaaaaaag
Encoded here:
- the LOC141479306 gene encoding histone H3 — its product is MARTKQTARKSTGGKAPRKQLATKAARKSAPATGGVKKPHRYRPGTVALREIRRYQKSTELLIRKLPFQRLVREIAQDFKTDLRFQSSAVMALQEASEAYLVGLFEDTNLCAIHAKRVTIMPKDIQLARRIRGERA
- the LOC141479675 gene encoding histone H4, with product MSGRGKGGKGLGKGGAKRHRKVLRDNIQGITKPAIRRLARRGGVKRISGLIYEETRGVLKVFLENVIRDAVTYTEHAKRKTVTAMDVVYALKRQGRTLYGFGG